The DNA sequence CGGCAGCAGGTCGATGGCCTCCATCGCGGTGACGGCGCCGTCGACGGTGGTGATCCAGACCCGGGCCTGCGGGCTGTAGTCGCTGATCAGCTCGCGGCACACCCCACACGGGGCGATGACCCGGAACCGGCCGGCCGGCTTGATCTGCACCGAGACCACGCTGTCGACGGTGAGCGGCGTCCCGGCCGGCAACGCGGCGCGGGCCGCGCCGAGGGCGACACCTTCGGCACAGATCGAGCTGCGCCGGCAGGACCCTTCCAGGTGCACGCCGGTGTGCACGGCGCCGTCCGGGGTGCGCAGCGCGGTGGCGACCTCGTGCCGGCCGGCGACCCAGACCTTCGACAGCAGCCGCTGGGCGACGTCGAGCAGCTCGACCTCGCCCGGGGTCATCCCGGCCGGTGCCGGCACCGGAGCGACATCCTCGGTGATCATGCGGTGATCCCGAGCAGCCTGGCCATGTTGCCGCCCTCGACGAGTGCCCGGTCCGCGGCGTCCGGGATCGCCTTGGCGATCTTCATCCGTTCCAGGTCGAAGTCGGAGCCGGGCCACTCGCTGCCCAGCAGGATCTGCTCCGGGCCGAGCCGGGCGTACGCCCGCTTGACGTCGCTGATCAGGGTGGCTGAGGTCTCCAGGTAGATGTGCGGGTTCCGTTCGGCGACGATGATCGCCTCGGGAACGTTCCAGACCGCTCCCATGTGGGCGATGATCGTCGGCACCTGCGGATGGCCCTTGGCGATCTCCTCGATCGCCAGCGGCGCACAGAACGCATCGTCAAGGGCGTTGATCAGCACCATCAGGCCGTGTTCGGCGCAGGCGGCGAAGACCGGGTCGAGCAGTCCGTGGTCGGCGACGTGGTAGCCGTGCAGGCTGGGGTGCAGTTTGAGCCCTTTGAGGCCGGCGTCGGCGATCCGGGCGATCTCGTCGAGCGCGTCGTCGTCGGCCGGGCGGACCTGCCCGAAGCCGAACAGCCGGTCCGGGTGAGCCTTGGCCAGGCCGATGATGAAGTCGTTCTCGATCCGCTGGGCCAGGGAGCAGACCATCGCCATGTCGACCCCGGCGGCGTCCATCCGGTCCAGGATCCGCCGCGGGTCGAACGGCGTGTACGGCGGCGGTGCCTGGCCGGGACGGGCGCCGGTGAGGTAGTCGGATCGGCCCCGCACGTCCTGGGTGGTGTTGTACGCGTCGATGATCACTGTGCTGTGCCTCCGGTGGTGACGGTCGACGGTGCCGGGATGTCCTGCGGCACCAGGGGCAGATGGCAGCGGACCGTGCGGCCCGGTTGGATCGGTCGCAGCGCCGGCGCTTCGGCGCGGCAGCGGTCGACGGCGTACCGGCAGCGGGTATGGAACAGACATCCGGCCGGTGGGTGGGCGGGGTCGGGCAGTTCGCCGGCGAGCACGATCCGTTCCCGGTCGGACTCCCGGTCCAGGGTGGGCACGGCGGAGAGCAGCGCCTCGCTGTACGGGTGTGCCGGCCCGCCGAAGAAGGTGTCCCGGTCGGCGACCTCGATGATCTGGCCGAGGTACATGACGGCGATCCGGTCGGCGATGTGCCGCACCACGCCCAGGTCGTGCGAGATGAACAGCATGGTCAGCCCGCGCTCCCGGGTCAGGTCGGCGAGCAGGTTCACCACCTGGGCCTGGATGGAGACGTCGAGCGCGGAGACCGGCTCGTCGGCGACGATGAACCGGGGAGACGGGGCGAGCGCCCGGGCGATGCCGATACGCTGCCGCTGGCCGCCGGAGAACTCGTGCGGCCGGCGTCGGCCGGCGTCGCGGCCGAGCCCGACGAGGTCGAGCAGTTCGTCGACGGCCCGGCTGGCGTCGGCCCGGCTGGCCCCCCGGCCGCGCAGCAGCGGCTCGGCGACGCTGTCGGCGATCCGCCGCCGCGGGTTGAGCGAGCTGAACGGGTCCTGGAAGACCATCTGCAGGTCGGCTCGGATCTGCCGGAACACGGTCCCGCGCAGGCCGGTGATCTCCCGGCCGAGTAGCCGGATGCTGCCGGCGGTGGGTTCGGTGATCCGCAGGATGGCCCGGCCGAGGGTGGACTTGCCGCAACCGGACTCGCCGACCAGGCCGAGGGTCTCGCCCTCGCGGATCTCCAGGTCGACGTCGCGCACGGCGCGGACCGGATCACCACCGCGCCCCGGGTACTCCACCCGCAGGCCGGTCAGCTGGATCAGTGGCACGCTGGTCACGGTCGACCTCCGACCG is a window from the Solwaraspora sp. WMMD792 genome containing:
- a CDS encoding amidohydrolase family protein, with protein sequence MIIDAYNTTQDVRGRSDYLTGARPGQAPPPYTPFDPRRILDRMDAAGVDMAMVCSLAQRIENDFIIGLAKAHPDRLFGFGQVRPADDDALDEIARIADAGLKGLKLHPSLHGYHVADHGLLDPVFAACAEHGLMVLINALDDAFCAPLAIEEIAKGHPQVPTIIAHMGAVWNVPEAIIVAERNPHIYLETSATLISDVKRAYARLGPEQILLGSEWPGSDFDLERMKIAKAIPDAADRALVEGGNMARLLGITA
- a CDS encoding oligopeptide/dipeptide ABC transporter ATP-binding protein → MTSVPLIQLTGLRVEYPGRGGDPVRAVRDVDLEIREGETLGLVGESGCGKSTLGRAILRITEPTAGSIRLLGREITGLRGTVFRQIRADLQMVFQDPFSSLNPRRRIADSVAEPLLRGRGASRADASRAVDELLDLVGLGRDAGRRRPHEFSGGQRQRIGIARALAPSPRFIVADEPVSALDVSIQAQVVNLLADLTRERGLTMLFISHDLGVVRHIADRIAVMYLGQIIEVADRDTFFGGPAHPYSEALLSAVPTLDRESDRERIVLAGELPDPAHPPAGCLFHTRCRYAVDRCRAEAPALRPIQPGRTVRCHLPLVPQDIPAPSTVTTGGTAQ